The sequence CACGCAGCGCGTGCGCCAGCCGGGCCGTCCGTGCTCCGATCTCGGCGAACGAGCGTCGCTGTGGCTCGCCCTCACCGGTCCAGGTGATCACCTGAGATGCCCCGTGGATCGTCGACCCGTGGGTCAGGATCCTTGAGATCAGCAGCGGTACGTCCTGCATCGTGCTCAGCACGGCGTCCTCCCGGGGGCGACATTGCCTACGCGGTAGTAAGGGTTGGGCTGATTCTGCTCACATACCGCGCGGTATGTCACTACTCCTGGGCGATCGATCACATCACGGCAAGCATTGCTTGCCCAGTCCGGCGCTCTGTGGTGCGCTTTGTGCCGCGTTCTGCGCCTCCGCCGTGCCGGTCAGCGCACGGGGCCCAGCTCAGGGTCCTCACGGAGCTTGCCCAGCGCACGCGACACGGCCGACTTGACCGTACCGATCGACACGCCCAGCACCTCCGCCGTCTGCGCCTCGCTCAGGTCCTCGTAGTACCGCAGGACGACCATCGCGCGCTGCCGTGCGGGCAGCTTCATGATCGCGCGCCACATCGCGTCGTGCAGCGCCTGCTGCTCCGCCGGGTCCCCGGCCGGCGGAGCCTGCGGCTCCGGCAGTTCCTCGCACGCGAACTCGTCGACCTTCCGCTTCCGCCACTGCGACGTCCGCGTGTTCAGCAGCGCCCGCCGCACATAGCCGTCGAGCGCCCGGTGGTCCTCGATCCGCTCCCACGCGACATACGTCTTGGTGAGGGCGGTCTGCAGCAGGTCCTCCGCATCGCACGGGTTCGCGGTCAGCGAGCGCGCGGTACGCAGCAACACGGGTTGGCGGGCCCTCACGTACGAGGAGAACGACGGGTACGCATGGGTCCGCGTCGCTGCGTTCGAAGCGCTGGTGCAGACGGGTGTGGTCATGGCTCCACGCTAGGATCGCCCCCTACTCCAGCGGATCGGCCGCAGGTCCCGAAGCCGTGTCCGCCTCAGGTTGTAGGAGGGGGGCAGGCCCCACCTCCTGAAGGTGGACGCGAGGCTCAGGACCCCTGAGGGTTCACCCCTGAGAGACGCCTCCCCGCGCACTCCTCCCGCAGTAGCCCGGCCCCCGGCATGATGCCGGAGGAGTACGCCCCCACACGAGAGCCGCTCCGACCGGCACCCCGGCTGCTCATTCGATGCGAGCGACCGGCGCGTGCATCACATTGCGGTCGATCAGCAGCGTACGGCCGCCGTGCCGTTCCCGTACGTTCCCCGCGTACTGGTGGATGCGTCGCGCGGGCGTCCACGCGGTCTTCCGCAGCGCGGGCTCGCGGTTCAGCCCGTTCTTCACGCCCCAGCGCGCGAACCACACCACCGACGGCAGATCCCGCACTCCGGCCCGCCGCGACAGCTCCATGTGGCGGACGCCCGACGCGGCGCTGCTGTAGAACCCCGGCAGGTACCCCCGGCGCGACACCTCGCGGTTCCACCCCCGCACGAACAGGAGCGTGGTGCGCGCGCACCTCTTGTTCCGGTACTCGTAGGCCTCCATGTCCAGGAAGAGCGGGCTCCCCTGCCCGATACCGAGCGCCGACGCCCTTTTCACCGCGTCGCGGGCCTCCGCCGTCCCCTGCTTCCAGGGGTGCCGCCCGATCCGTACGTTCTTCTTGTGCCGCGCGAACACACAGGTCGACTGCGAGCCCACGTACAGGGGCAGCACCCGCCAGCCCTGGTCCTCCACCGTCCGCATCCAGCGGTGGCTCAGATGGGGCTGTGACCGGCAGGCCCGTCCGCGCCCGCCGAAGTAGACACCCACGGCCCGGTACTGGGACGCCCGCCAGCGCCGCATGGTGTCCGCGGACGGCGCCCGGCAGGTGTCGAACGCACGGCCCTTGAACGTGAGAGCCGCGGGTCTCGCGCCGGACTCCCGGACGGGGGAACCCTCCGGAGCGGCGGCACCCGCGGCACCCGGCGACCAGGACCCCGCCTCCGCCGGTGGTGCCGCCGTGAGCCCCAGCAGGAGCAGCACGAACCCGAATCCGACGATCATCTTGTGACATCGCAGCCAACGCATGGGCCGAGTCAACGGCCCAGCCCGCGATGTCGGGCCCGGACACGCACCACGTTCATCCGTCCGCCCCGCAATCAACCCGATCGCCCGAACCGGCGAGCAGTACCGGGGGTCGACAGCGACGGTCCGAACCGAGGCTCAGCCCCGGTCGTCCGACCCCAGGATCAGACCCGAGGTCGGGACGCCCGTCCCGGCGGTCACCAGGACCCGCCGGGCTCCTGGTATCTGGTTCACGGCCGAACCGCGCAGTTGCCGGACCCCTTCCGCGACTCCGTTCATCCCGTGCAGATACGCCTCCCCGAGCTGCCCTCCGTGCGTGTTCAACGGCAGCCGCTCCTCCGCCACGAAGTCCGCCGCCTCACCCGGCTTGCAGAACCCGAACTCCTCCAGCTGCGTCAGCACGAACGGCGTGAAGTGGTCGTACAGGATCCCGACGTCGATCCCGGCCGGCGTCAGCCCCGACGTACGCCACAGCTGCCGCGCCACCACGCTCATCTCCGGCAGCCCCGTCAGATCGTCCCGGTAGAAGCTCGTCATCTGCTCCTGGGCCCGCCCCGCGCCCTGGGCGGCCGCGACGATCACGGCCGGCGGCTGCGGCAGGTCGCGCGCCCGCTCCACCGAGGTGACGACCAGGGCCTGACCGCCGTCGGTCTCCTGACAGCAGTCGAGCAGCCGCAACGGCTCCACGATCCAGCGGGATGCCGCGTGATCCGCCAGCGAGATCGGTCTTCCGTGGAAGTACGCCGCCGGGTTGGTCGCCGCGTACTTCCGGTCGACGACCGCGACCTGCCCGAACGCCTCGGACGTCAGCCCGTACGTGTGCAGATAGCGCTGAGCCGCCATCGCCACCCAGGACGCGGGCGTGAGCAGTCCGAAGGGCAGCGCCCAGCCGAGCGCGGCGCCCTCGGCGGACGGCTCCCGGCGCTGGACCCCGGAGCCGAATCTGCGCCCCGAGCGCTCGTTGAACGCCCGGTAGCAGACGACCACGTCGGCGACGCCCGAGGCCACCGCCAGGGCGGCCTGCTGGACGGTCGCGCAGGCCGCCCCGCCGCCGTAGTGGATCCGGGAGAAGAACGACAGCTCGCCCATGCCGGCCGCCTGGGCGACGGTGA is a genomic window of Streptomyces sp. NBC_00414 containing:
- a CDS encoding SigE family RNA polymerase sigma factor, coding for MTTPVCTSASNAATRTHAYPSFSSYVRARQPVLLRTARSLTANPCDAEDLLQTALTKTYVAWERIEDHRALDGYVRRALLNTRTSQWRKRKVDEFACEELPEPQAPPAGDPAEQQALHDAMWRAIMKLPARQRAMVVLRYYEDLSEAQTAEVLGVSIGTVKSAVSRALGKLREDPELGPVR
- a CDS encoding lipid-transfer protein yields the protein MSVRTRDSLGGRAAVVGIGATEFSKDSGRSELRLAVEAVRAALDDAGLTPGDVDGLVTFTMDTSPEITVAQAAGMGELSFFSRIHYGGGAACATVQQAALAVASGVADVVVCYRAFNERSGRRFGSGVQRREPSAEGAALGWALPFGLLTPASWVAMAAQRYLHTYGLTSEAFGQVAVVDRKYAATNPAAYFHGRPISLADHAASRWIVEPLRLLDCCQETDGGQALVVTSVERARDLPQPPAVIVAAAQGAGRAQEQMTSFYRDDLTGLPEMSVVARQLWRTSGLTPAGIDVGILYDHFTPFVLTQLEEFGFCKPGEAADFVAEERLPLNTHGGQLGEAYLHGMNGVAEGVRQLRGSAVNQIPGARRVLVTAGTGVPTSGLILGSDDRG
- a CDS encoding glycoside hydrolase domain-containing protein is translated as MRWLRCHKMIVGFGFVLLLLGLTAAPPAEAGSWSPGAAGAAAPEGSPVRESGARPAALTFKGRAFDTCRAPSADTMRRWRASQYRAVGVYFGGRGRACRSQPHLSHRWMRTVEDQGWRVLPLYVGSQSTCVFARHKKNVRIGRHPWKQGTAEARDAVKRASALGIGQGSPLFLDMEAYEYRNKRCARTTLLFVRGWNREVSRRGYLPGFYSSAASGVRHMELSRRAGVRDLPSVVWFARWGVKNGLNREPALRKTAWTPARRIHQYAGNVRERHGGRTLLIDRNVMHAPVARIE